ATCGCCGAAGTACCACCTCCAGACGTAGACCTTCCCCAAGCGGTGGCGTTTGTGCCAGAAGAACCGGCATTTGTGCTAGAGGAACCGCTGTCTCCGGTGGTTCCTGCTGCCCCAGTTCTCAAGTCTGTTGGTGAAGATGCACCCACGAAAGAGCCGCCTGCTACTACAGGTGACCCAGTTGCACCCTTGGCTAGTGCATCGGGCGACACGGCAGTCCCTCAACTCAGAACGGGTTCTATCACCAGTCCCACTGGCACTGGCAGAGGGTTTGGCAATGCTGAGCAGTCTACAGGGTTGGTACCCAGGGGGCTACCAGAGGGTAACCCTGGGGATAAGCCAGTACAGACGGCTACTAGCACAATACCACTACCACCTCCGGTTCAGCCTAGTCGATCCCAGGAACCTGTTTGCATTAGTTGCCCTAAGCCTGCTTATCCAGGAACGGAAGCTAGCCCTAGGGTGGAACTAAGGATTCGTCCTGATGGTACAGTTGATGTGCGACTACGGCGATCGAGTGGCAATCCTGAGGTGGATCGAGCTACCCTAGAAACCATGAGACAATGGCGGTTTGACCCCCAGACAGTTCCTCCGGAAGGAGTTAGTCGCCGTGTGCGCGTCACTTACGAAGAAGAAGGGTCAGCCTTTCAACGAGAAAATGAACGTCGTCGGCGCTTAGAAGCAGAGCAACGGGCAGCCGAGCAACGCCGCCGGGAAGAAGCTCCCAGACAACAGCCGCTCAGTACTACTCCGTCTGCCCCCGTGACTTCTCCGTCTGCCCCCGTGACTTCTCCTGCAAAGCCAGCCCCTGTAACCTCTCCTGCAAAGCCAGCCTCTGCAACCACAACTCCAGCTTCAGTGAGTGCTCCTACAGCGGTTCCCAACCATTCAGCACCGGCTGCTCCCGCTCCTGCGGAAGCATTGCCACCTGCTCCTGTGGAAGTATTACCACCCCCTCCACCAGAACCCGCCCCTGTGGCAGCACCTCCCCCTGCACCAGTGGAAGCGCCACCCCCACCCGTGGAAGCAGCATCGCCACCCGCCACCGCACCCGCACCTGCCTCATCTGGTAGTTGAGTTCATGAATTATGATCAATCGACAAACTTGGTTTCAGTTGCTAGTTCCGTCTAAAGAGCATCCCTTACCAGCGCTGGTTGGGTTGGCTGGAGTGTTGCTATTGACCATGATGGTGGCGCTCTGTCAAGGAGCTGTTAATCTCAGTTTGCAGCAGTTCTGGCAAGCCCTGTGGCATCAAGGTGACCCGTTACCCCAAACCATTATTTGGGAATTGCGGCTTCCTCGCATTGTGGTGGCATTGACGGTGGGGTCTGCCTTAGGACTCTCTGGGGCATTGTTGCAAGGGATGCTACGAAATGGGCTGGCAGATCCGTTTGTGTTGGGAATCTCTGCGGGGGCTGGCTTGGTAGCGATCGTCCTGATCACCCTC
This genomic interval from Cyanobacteriota bacterium contains the following:
- a CDS encoding TonB family protein is translated as MNSLTSVVQQRQKEQRALRLFLASSLAGSLVFHIGAMSLQVKNWWDVNLQPDETDETELVVEDLAPEEPTLKEPIAEVPPPDVDLPQAVAFVPEEPAFVLEEPLSPVVPAAPVLKSVGEDAPTKEPPATTGDPVAPLASASGDTAVPQLRTGSITSPTGTGRGFGNAEQSTGLVPRGLPEGNPGDKPVQTATSTIPLPPPVQPSRSQEPVCISCPKPAYPGTEASPRVELRIRPDGTVDVRLRRSSGNPEVDRATLETMRQWRFDPQTVPPEGVSRRVRVTYEEEGSAFQRENERRRRLEAEQRAAEQRRREEAPRQQPLSTTPSAPVTSPSAPVTSPAKPAPVTSPAKPASATTTPASVSAPTAVPNHSAPAAPAPAEALPPAPVEVLPPPPPEPAPVAAPPPAPVEAPPPPVEAASPPATAPAPASSGS